In Blastopirellula sp. J2-11, a single genomic region encodes these proteins:
- a CDS encoding HAD-IIB family hydrolase produces the protein MYIQLISLHGLIRGSHIEMGRDADTGGQVRYVLELAQNLAALPEVDGVDLFTRRIKDKRVSTDYSEPIEELGPNCRLIRLPCGPGRYLRKERLWPYVDEFVDAMITFTRREGRSPTLVHGHYADAGYIAKEVASVFDVPFVFTGHSLGKPKLAYLMDEGWTREDADKELAMDRRIQVEQDCLSVADLVITSTRHERDQQYAEYFKEEDLNFRVIPPGTDLDRFFPYYDYELSSNNIDEQFKQARMRMRRELNRFHFSPDKPMILALCRPDRRKNINALISAYGESKELQAIANLAVFAGIREDIESMPENEQKVLTDMLMAMDRYDLYGKMAIPKNHSSEFDVPELYRLAASERGIFVNSAFIELFGLTSIESSATGLPFVATQEGGPQDIAENCKSGIAVDVTDSKALTDAMLTLLTDHEKWDECSANGVNLVRQLYSWETHCQHYIEAIREIVSSPSRTPSAVGKPAVGPRMINVERMLITDIDNTLLGDDQALAQLKQVLKENRSRIGFGVASGRALELIDDVLDKHGIHDIDVIIGSVGAEMYYGPDRIPVKGWGAHLRSRWKPERVHAALDGLPFLHLQPEAHSQREFKISYSLDDALPPKEALPLIRDALSQTGVAHSLIFSHGRFLDILPHRASKGKAIRYLSSKWNIPLTNIATAGDSGNDMDMLTGETAGIVVGNYDPELEKLRESKSSRVYFAQAHCAGGILEGLEHYGFIGSPSATLRAVGA, from the coding sequence ATGTATATCCAGCTCATAAGTCTTCACGGGCTCATTCGCGGTTCGCATATCGAAATGGGACGCGACGCCGACACAGGGGGCCAAGTAAGATACGTGCTGGAGTTGGCCCAAAATCTGGCCGCGTTGCCGGAAGTCGACGGGGTCGATCTTTTCACTCGCCGAATCAAAGATAAACGGGTCTCTACCGACTATTCAGAACCGATCGAAGAGCTGGGCCCCAATTGCCGATTGATTCGCTTGCCGTGCGGACCTGGAAGGTACCTTCGCAAAGAGCGGCTGTGGCCCTACGTCGACGAGTTCGTGGACGCGATGATTACCTTCACGCGTCGCGAAGGTCGCTCGCCGACGTTGGTCCATGGTCACTATGCGGACGCCGGTTATATCGCTAAAGAAGTCGCTTCGGTCTTCGACGTCCCGTTCGTCTTTACAGGGCACTCGCTCGGCAAGCCCAAGTTGGCTTACTTGATGGACGAAGGGTGGACCCGCGAAGATGCGGACAAAGAGCTGGCGATGGATCGACGCATTCAGGTCGAGCAAGACTGCCTCTCGGTCGCCGATCTGGTGATCACCAGCACGCGACACGAACGGGACCAACAATACGCCGAATATTTCAAAGAAGAAGATCTCAATTTTCGGGTGATTCCGCCGGGGACCGATCTCGACCGCTTCTTCCCCTATTACGATTATGAGCTGTCTAGCAACAACATTGACGAGCAGTTCAAGCAAGCTCGCATGCGGATGCGGCGCGAGCTGAATCGCTTTCACTTTTCGCCAGACAAGCCGATGATTTTGGCGCTATGCCGTCCGGATCGCCGCAAGAATATCAATGCGCTGATTAGCGCCTACGGCGAGAGCAAAGAACTGCAAGCGATCGCCAACCTCGCGGTCTTCGCCGGCATTCGCGAAGATATCGAATCGATGCCGGAGAATGAGCAAAAGGTTTTGACCGATATGTTGATGGCGATGGATCGCTACGACTTATACGGCAAGATGGCGATCCCAAAGAATCACAGTTCCGAATTTGACGTGCCAGAACTGTATCGGCTGGCCGCGTCCGAGCGGGGCATCTTCGTCAACAGCGCGTTCATCGAACTGTTCGGTCTCACCTCGATTGAGTCATCAGCCACCGGGTTGCCGTTTGTCGCAACGCAAGAGGGAGGGCCGCAAGATATCGCCGAGAATTGCAAGAGTGGAATCGCGGTTGACGTGACCGACTCAAAAGCGTTGACCGACGCCATGCTGACGTTGCTGACCGATCACGAAAAATGGGACGAATGTTCCGCCAACGGCGTCAATCTGGTCCGACAGCTTTACTCGTGGGAAACGCATTGTCAGCACTATATCGAAGCGATTCGAGAAATCGTTTCTTCACCGTCGCGTACTCCGTCGGCAGTTGGCAAACCGGCGGTCGGGCCGCGGATGATCAATGTCGAACGGATGCTGATCACCGACATCGACAACACGCTGTTGGGTGACGATCAAGCGCTGGCGCAGCTAAAACAAGTGCTGAAAGAAAATCGCTCGCGAATCGGGTTTGGCGTCGCTTCAGGAAGAGCGCTCGAATTGATCGATGATGTCCTCGATAAACATGGCATTCACGACATCGACGTGATCATCGGTTCGGTCGGCGCCGAGATGTACTACGGACCTGATCGGATTCCGGTCAAAGGTTGGGGCGCTCATCTTCGTTCGCGTTGGAAGCCGGAACGGGTTCATGCGGCGCTTGATGGACTGCCCTTTTTGCATCTGCAGCCAGAAGCCCACTCGCAGCGCGAATTCAAAATCAGCTACTCGCTGGACGATGCGCTGCCGCCAAAGGAAGCGTTGCCGCTGATTCGAGACGCGTTGTCACAAACCGGCGTCGCGCATTCGCTGATCTTTTCGCACGGACGCTTTCTCGACATCTTGCCGCATCGCGCGTCGAAGGGAAAAGCGATTCGCTATCTCTCTTCCAAGTGGAATATTCCGCTGACCAACATCGCGACCGCGGGGGACTCTGGCAACGATATGGACATGCTGACCGGCGAGACGGCCGGGATTGTCGTTGGCAACTATGATCCGGAACTTGAGAAGCTGCGCGAGAGCAAATCGTCACGCGTCTATTTCGCCCAGGCGCATTGCGCCGGCGGGATCTTGGAAGGACTGGAGCACTACGGCTTTATCGGATCGCCTTCGGCGACGTTGCGGGCGGTTGGAGCTTAA
- a CDS encoding S8 family serine peptidase: MSIFRRYALNTIQSRTKKTITPDASFGQIERLEVRELFAGDSANFLSPIWFEQLSTSAHSQIDAGNATFAEATTQVVWENTTLDVYNDEWIIQLDASLAASIASLADVAALLDSGTMQFEIIGGLGLSGQLLIRTYDAEINAVTDWLAGQSIITTFEPNALLPAHLATSDPQGDSLWGLDNQGQTGGTVDADIDAPEAWEITTGNPNVVVAVIDTGVDYTHPDLIHSMWVNPGEIAGDGIDNDGNGFVDDVYGYDFLNNDGDPLDDNMHGTHVAGTIAAEGENAAGVVGVASSASIMALKFLSASGSGSTADAVRALNYATMMKKLYGVNVVATNNSWGGGEYSSALYNAIKASGDEDILFVAAAGNNGTNNDVTPQYPASYGLDNVISVAATDHNDQLAGFSNYGASSVDIAAPGVGIVSTITRGRYLSLSGTSMAAPHVSGVIALAYSVNPSATMEQIKAALLGGVDNVAGLHGKVSTGGRLNALGTLHQLNFSVSDASIEEGDVVDSPLSDFTIEFSGNFDPSTVAAADFLVNGQAADSLTIVDGNHITFHFSQSPLTTQGAQRMELLAGSVARNGDGLALTAFVREFFYDASKLTVSETSIANGAALSDLPKYLDLSFSEAIDPTTLTAADLQLSSGSVVSVEMIGDRTARFWLQLPYDNGDVTYQLADGAVTDLHGNVGAGIIGHFSIDLADIAVYETMGPIQLPTYGSIDIPLHISDNLKIADADIWLDIDHTWDSDLTVVLIAPNGTQIQLFSAIGGSGDGFKGTILDDDAVALISDAAAPFSGRFRPSGDLSLLEGMATAGTWTLRVSDSFASDVGTLQSFSIHFSVESSLEIDPLDDITIHHTQDEIDVDIAASPGASISAEVLGNVPAEIRWNAETGRLTIDPPTGYVGNFTVRVSATHGGETVWEEFVVSITNDAVQLGAIADQTLEHDGLLELPLAVENRDGDSLTYIATATDASGRLVEVAISDGVFRFDASSATAGSMQVTISVSDGVSTATQSFSIAISAAPAAADPLPSEFAGTAGEPLEIDLSQYDFGQGMTGFEVETPDGGTTTGASQYGVVKDDWLEQTNFAYNSQRQGEKYVKNETGQWYFITTDGQHALLHAWKGSFVRSTVIATLDISYYNDPKLLYQHEPTSPQADVDVTIDPATGKLVVAPCDGFFGRVTLTVTATGSNGAESRTFDVVFAQRTLELAPIANDQFPSGETRYVLDLRDYLSGGDSVVLSAAATAVSDADAYAVDKAMNFVNDPFLSRTNYAYNAYGHQEKFIRDANYQWYYLTQEGDQAVLYKWKGDIGGGDRIAMLDSACYEDPSLLINATEASGDVTARLENGQLIVDRPADFTGEVIVTIAATNGGTSVSQVFRISATTPATNNASSLVDLVSTSMSSLQVSSGSTSVEGSNFTSSTASPTLESIQAQVAAIAAEVALRFGGDIEELAQSRSAAISTTGAARTLGGAISQKSDQLADVAAAQLARDERLSMPTIVNAMDAWGDQIASELAQSEETFSSEVDDLYSSLDQDDFDLPEA, translated from the coding sequence ATGTCTATCTTTCGAAGATACGCGCTGAACACGATTCAGTCGCGTACCAAAAAGACGATTACTCCTGACGCCTCGTTTGGCCAGATCGAACGCTTGGAAGTGCGCGAATTGTTCGCCGGCGATTCGGCGAACTTTCTATCGCCGATTTGGTTTGAGCAACTGTCGACTTCCGCGCATTCGCAAATTGACGCCGGCAACGCCACCTTCGCCGAGGCGACAACGCAAGTCGTTTGGGAAAACACGACGCTGGACGTCTACAACGATGAATGGATCATTCAGTTGGACGCTTCGCTCGCCGCGTCGATCGCATCGCTGGCCGACGTTGCGGCGCTGCTAGACAGCGGCACGATGCAATTTGAGATCATCGGCGGTCTCGGTTTGAGCGGACAATTGCTCATTCGCACCTATGACGCCGAGATCAACGCCGTCACCGACTGGCTCGCTGGCCAATCGATCATCACCACCTTTGAACCGAACGCGTTGCTTCCGGCTCATTTGGCGACCAGCGATCCCCAAGGCGATTCGCTGTGGGGTCTGGACAATCAAGGGCAAACCGGCGGCACGGTCGACGCCGACATTGACGCGCCGGAAGCCTGGGAAATCACGACCGGAAATCCGAACGTGGTGGTCGCCGTGATTGATACCGGCGTCGACTACACGCATCCCGATCTGATTCACAGCATGTGGGTAAACCCCGGCGAAATTGCGGGGGACGGAATCGACAACGACGGCAACGGTTTTGTCGACGACGTCTACGGCTACGACTTTCTGAACAACGACGGCGATCCGCTGGATGACAATATGCATGGTACGCATGTCGCCGGTACGATCGCCGCCGAGGGAGAAAATGCTGCCGGCGTTGTCGGCGTCGCCTCGTCGGCGTCGATCATGGCGCTCAAGTTCCTCAGTGCGTCTGGTTCCGGCAGTACGGCCGACGCCGTCCGTGCTTTGAACTACGCCACCATGATGAAAAAGCTGTACGGCGTGAACGTTGTCGCCACCAACAACAGTTGGGGAGGGGGCGAATACAGTTCGGCCTTGTATAACGCAATCAAAGCGAGTGGTGACGAAGATATCTTGTTTGTCGCCGCGGCCGGCAATAACGGGACCAATAACGACGTCACTCCGCAATACCCAGCCAGCTACGGACTCGACAATGTCATCTCGGTCGCAGCGACCGACCACAATGACCAGCTTGCTGGTTTCAGCAACTATGGCGCGTCCAGCGTCGATATCGCCGCCCCCGGCGTGGGGATCGTCAGTACGATCACGCGCGGCCGTTACCTGTCGCTCAGCGGCACCAGCATGGCGGCCCCTCACGTCTCTGGCGTGATCGCGTTGGCCTACTCGGTCAATCCGTCCGCGACGATGGAACAGATCAAAGCGGCCCTCCTGGGCGGCGTCGACAATGTTGCAGGATTGCACGGCAAGGTTTCGACCGGCGGTCGTTTGAATGCGCTCGGCACGCTGCATCAACTGAACTTCAGCGTGTCCGACGCGTCGATCGAAGAAGGCGACGTGGTTGATTCGCCGCTGTCCGACTTTACGATCGAGTTTAGTGGTAATTTCGATCCGTCGACTGTCGCCGCGGCCGATTTTTTGGTCAACGGTCAAGCCGCCGACAGCTTGACGATCGTCGACGGCAATCACATCACCTTCCACTTTTCGCAGTCGCCGCTCACCACGCAAGGCGCTCAGCGGATGGAGCTATTGGCCGGCTCGGTCGCAAGAAACGGAGATGGTCTGGCTCTGACAGCCTTTGTTCGCGAGTTTTTCTATGATGCGTCGAAGCTGACCGTCTCGGAGACGAGCATCGCCAATGGCGCAGCGTTGAGCGATCTTCCGAAGTACCTGGACCTTTCCTTTAGCGAAGCGATCGACCCAACCACGCTGACCGCCGCCGATCTGCAACTGTCAAGCGGCAGCGTCGTCTCGGTCGAAATGATCGGCGATCGCACCGCGCGGTTTTGGCTGCAATTGCCGTATGACAACGGCGACGTCACCTATCAATTGGCGGACGGCGCCGTCACCGATCTGCATGGCAATGTTGGAGCCGGAATCATCGGGCATTTTTCGATCGATCTCGCCGACATCGCGGTCTACGAAACAATGGGGCCGATCCAGCTTCCTACCTACGGTTCGATCGATATTCCGCTGCACATCTCCGACAACTTGAAGATTGCGGACGCCGACATTTGGCTCGATATCGATCATACCTGGGACTCTGATCTGACCGTCGTGTTGATTGCCCCCAATGGAACGCAGATCCAGCTGTTTTCGGCGATCGGCGGATCAGGCGACGGGTTTAAGGGAACCATCCTGGATGATGACGCCGTAGCGCTGATCAGCGACGCGGCGGCGCCTTTCTCGGGTCGTTTTCGCCCGAGCGGCGATTTGTCGCTGTTAGAAGGAATGGCGACTGCCGGAACATGGACGCTGCGTGTCAGCGATTCGTTCGCCTCTGACGTCGGCACGCTCCAGTCCTTCAGTATTCACTTTTCGGTCGAATCGTCACTAGAGATCGATCCGCTCGACGACATCACGATTCATCACACCCAAGACGAGATTGACGTCGATATCGCCGCAAGTCCCGGCGCGAGCATCTCGGCCGAGGTTTTGGGAAATGTGCCTGCGGAGATCCGCTGGAATGCCGAGACTGGGCGTCTGACGATTGATCCGCCCACCGGCTATGTCGGCAACTTCACGGTACGCGTCAGCGCCACACACGGCGGCGAAACGGTCTGGGAAGAGTTCGTCGTTTCGATCACGAACGATGCGGTTCAACTCGGCGCGATCGCCGATCAAACGCTGGAACACGACGGCTTGTTGGAACTTCCCCTGGCGGTCGAAAACCGCGATGGCGACTCGCTGACGTATATCGCCACCGCGACCGACGCGTCCGGTCGCCTGGTCGAAGTTGCGATCAGCGATGGCGTTTTTCGTTTTGATGCGAGCAGCGCCACGGCCGGGAGCATGCAAGTCACGATATCTGTTTCTGACGGCGTTTCGACCGCAACGCAATCATTCTCCATCGCCATATCGGCGGCGCCGGCTGCCGCTGACCCGTTGCCGTCTGAATTTGCCGGAACAGCAGGAGAGCCGCTCGAGATTGACCTATCGCAGTACGACTTCGGCCAAGGGATGACTGGCTTTGAGGTCGAAACGCCAGACGGCGGAACGACAACCGGCGCTTCGCAATATGGCGTCGTCAAGGATGATTGGCTCGAGCAGACGAACTTCGCCTACAACTCGCAGCGTCAGGGGGAGAAGTATGTCAAAAACGAAACCGGGCAGTGGTACTTTATCACCACCGACGGGCAACATGCGTTGCTGCACGCGTGGAAAGGAAGCTTTGTCCGCAGCACCGTGATCGCGACGCTCGACATCTCCTATTACAACGACCCGAAACTTTTATACCAACACGAACCCACCTCCCCGCAAGCGGACGTTGACGTTACGATCGACCCCGCGACAGGCAAACTAGTTGTCGCGCCGTGCGACGGTTTTTTCGGTCGCGTTACGCTGACAGTGACGGCAACCGGCTCTAACGGAGCGGAATCTCGTACGTTCGACGTCGTATTTGCACAACGAACGCTGGAACTCGCGCCGATTGCGAATGATCAATTTCCGAGCGGCGAAACGCGTTATGTGCTGGATTTGCGTGATTATTTGAGCGGAGGCGACTCGGTTGTGCTCTCAGCAGCTGCAACGGCCGTATCCGACGCCGATGCATACGCGGTCGACAAAGCGATGAACTTTGTCAACGACCCGTTCTTGAGCCGAACCAACTACGCCTATAACGCCTATGGTCACCAAGAAAAGTTCATCCGCGATGCGAACTACCAGTGGTACTATCTGACCCAGGAAGGAGATCAGGCAGTCCTCTACAAATGGAAGGGAGACATCGGCGGCGGTGACCGAATCGCGATGCTTGATTCTGCTTGCTACGAAGATCCCAGCTTGTTAATCAACGCGACCGAAGCTAGCGGCGACGTGACGGCGCGCCTTGAAAACGGCCAGCTGATTGTCGATCGACCGGCAGATTTTACGGGAGAAGTTATCGTCACCATCGCGGCAACCAACGGCGGCACATCGGTTTCCCAGGTCTTTCGTATTTCGGCGACTACCCCTGCGACGAACAATGCGTCGTCCTTAGTTGACCTTGTCTCCACGTCGATGAGTTCGCTCCAAGTCAGTTCTGGATCGACCTCCGTGGAAGGGAGCAACTTCACCTCCTCAACCGCATCGCCCACGCTGGAATCGATCCAGGCACAAGTCGCCGCGATCGCCGCCGAAGTGGCCCTCCGTTTTGGCGGCGACATTGAAGAGCTCGCACAATCACGCAGCGCCGCGATTTCGACAACCGGCGCCGCACGAACGCTAGGAGGGGCCATCTCGCAAAAGAGCGATCAACTGGCCGACGTCGCCGCGGCCCAGCTGGCGCGGGACGAACGTTTGTCGATGCCGACAATCGTGAACGCGATGGACGCGTGGGGAGATCAAATCGCCAGCGAGCTGGCGCAGAGTGAAGAGACCTTCTCTAGCGAAGTGGACGATCTCTATTCTTCCTTGGATCAAGACGATTTCGACTTGCCGGAAGCATAG
- a CDS encoding MarR family winged helix-turn-helix transcriptional regulator — protein sequence MGVHDPLEDQIAFALRRIMRSIDLQSRQLLHEIGLTFPQLAALQAIHRLQPTTVGKVASSIHLGHATLTGILDRLEKRELIARQRSENDRRHIRVQMTDAGQKLLDKAPTLLHRPFQRQLDRLESWERMQVAATLQRVATMMENSGGSSSKVVDLQSIKPPESNPFPVEMDSARRLQSNEGLNRERRNDSSTSP from the coding sequence ATGGGAGTTCATGACCCGCTGGAAGATCAGATCGCATTCGCTTTACGGCGAATCATGCGATCGATTGATCTCCAATCGCGACAATTGTTGCACGAGATCGGGTTAACCTTCCCGCAACTCGCCGCGCTGCAGGCGATTCATCGCTTACAGCCGACGACGGTCGGTAAGGTCGCCAGCTCCATTCATCTTGGTCATGCCACACTGACGGGCATTCTCGACCGTTTGGAAAAACGTGAGCTGATTGCTCGTCAACGTAGCGAGAACGATCGACGCCATATCCGCGTGCAAATGACCGACGCCGGTCAAAAGTTGCTCGACAAAGCGCCGACGTTGCTGCATCGTCCGTTTCAGCGCCAACTTGATCGGTTGGAAAGTTGGGAGCGAATGCAGGTAGCCGCTACGCTCCAGCGCGTCGCTACGATGATGGAGAACTCGGGCGGTTCGTCGTCCAAGGTGGTTGATTTGCAATCAATCAAACCGCCGGAAAGTAATCCCTTTCCGGTCGAAATGGACTCGGCACGCCGCTTGCAAAGTAATGAAGGTTTGAATCGAGAGAGGCGAAACGATTCATCAACCAGCCCATAG
- a CDS encoding class I SAM-dependent methyltransferase produces MTKRYAGADYEPILNFTLAELKQVEQPKVLELGPGPGWIGITLAKRRKDLRVTGVDISSTYVDIANQNAAHEGVDDRVDFRKGDACRLDDFADGTMDAVISNQSFHYWEPPIDVLREVARVLKPNGIFCIGDDRRDLSFMASTIVLLTKWLLTASVRESWMRSLKGSFTASEVQAIIEQSDLNGHAHIKLYPRMFFIQGRLTK; encoded by the coding sequence ATGACAAAACGTTACGCGGGCGCCGACTATGAGCCAATTCTAAATTTCACCCTCGCTGAGTTGAAGCAAGTCGAACAGCCCAAGGTCTTGGAACTGGGACCTGGCCCAGGCTGGATCGGGATCACGTTGGCGAAACGTCGCAAAGATCTGCGCGTTACCGGGGTCGATATATCGAGTACCTACGTTGATATCGCCAATCAAAACGCGGCGCACGAAGGGGTAGATGATCGCGTTGACTTTCGCAAGGGAGACGCTTGTCGATTGGATGATTTCGCCGATGGAACCATGGATGCGGTGATTTCGAATCAGAGCTTCCACTATTGGGAACCGCCGATCGACGTCTTGCGTGAGGTTGCGCGCGTGCTCAAGCCCAACGGAATTTTTTGCATCGGTGATGACCGCCGCGACTTGTCTTTTATGGCGAGCACCATCGTGCTGTTGACGAAATGGTTGTTGACCGCCAGCGTTCGCGAAAGCTGGATGCGATCGCTCAAAGGAAGCTTTACTGCGAGCGAAGTGCAGGCGATTATCGAACAGTCGGATTTAAACGGTCATGCGCACATCAAGCTCTATCCTCGAATGTTTTTCATTCAAGGACGTTTGACAAAATAG
- a CDS encoding DUF1501 domain-containing protein: protein MIHRRNFLAQGSAGLGSLALAMMLHEDSQAQTGGSIQVLHHPPRAKRVVQLFMSGAASHVDLWDHKPMLEKRHGEKSDFGEQVEAFQNGLGPWMKSPFAFSPYGESGKMLSEVVAPLGACVDDMAFIHNMVGKTGVHSQATYLQATGFDRPGFPGMGSWISYGLGSANDNLPTFVVLPDHRGFASNGPKNWGSAFLPASSQGTAIFPQRENPIEDLYARSNYVTNTGDKAGLELLARLNEQHRAQRPRDSRLEARIRSYELAAKMQRSAPAALDISNEPQHILKMYGLDRPGATYPSEINRAEEAEYFGRKCLIARRLLERGVRFVQIWSGNDNGFPRRNWDSHEDIERDHGPLAHGMAVGTAALIKDLKQRGLLDDTIVLWTTEFGRMPSTQGSKGRDHNPYVFTNWLCGGGIRGGVSHGPSDQWGYKPLDRDNPTQVYDVHATILHLLGIDHRKLTVRNEGIDRRLTDVHGHVIEKLLA from the coding sequence ATGATCCATCGCAGAAACTTCCTCGCCCAAGGGTCGGCCGGACTCGGCAGTCTCGCGTTGGCCATGATGCTGCATGAGGATTCGCAAGCCCAAACCGGGGGATCGATTCAAGTGCTGCATCATCCGCCGCGTGCGAAGCGGGTCGTGCAACTCTTCATGTCAGGCGCTGCAAGTCACGTCGATTTGTGGGATCACAAACCGATGCTTGAAAAGCGTCACGGCGAAAAATCGGATTTTGGCGAACAGGTCGAAGCCTTTCAAAACGGCTTGGGACCTTGGATGAAGTCCCCCTTCGCTTTTTCCCCCTATGGCGAGTCGGGAAAAATGCTCAGCGAAGTGGTCGCACCGCTGGGCGCCTGCGTTGACGACATGGCGTTCATTCACAACATGGTCGGCAAGACCGGCGTTCACTCGCAAGCGACTTATCTGCAAGCGACCGGTTTCGATCGTCCCGGTTTTCCCGGCATGGGCTCCTGGATTAGCTATGGACTGGGATCTGCCAACGACAACCTGCCGACCTTCGTCGTCTTGCCCGACCATCGCGGCTTCGCAAGCAACGGTCCCAAGAACTGGGGCTCCGCATTCTTGCCGGCCAGCTCGCAAGGAACGGCGATCTTTCCCCAGCGTGAAAATCCGATCGAAGATCTCTATGCCCGCTCCAACTATGTGACAAACACTGGTGACAAAGCTGGTCTGGAATTGCTCGCGCGACTGAACGAGCAGCATCGTGCCCAACGCCCCAGAGACTCTCGCTTGGAAGCGCGGATACGCTCGTACGAATTAGCCGCCAAGATGCAGCGCAGCGCACCTGCGGCGCTCGACATTTCGAACGAGCCGCAACATATTCTGAAGATGTACGGCCTCGATCGACCAGGTGCAACTTATCCGAGCGAGATCAATCGTGCCGAAGAAGCGGAGTACTTTGGCCGCAAATGCCTGATCGCGCGTCGGTTGTTGGAACGCGGGGTCCGCTTCGTTCAGATCTGGTCGGGCAACGACAATGGTTTTCCGCGTCGCAACTGGGATAGCCATGAAGACATCGAGCGCGATCATGGTCCGTTGGCGCATGGGATGGCGGTTGGAACGGCCGCTCTCATCAAGGATTTGAAACAACGCGGTCTGCTGGATGACACGATCGTCCTCTGGACGACCGAATTTGGCCGCATGCCCAGCACGCAGGGAAGCAAAGGACGCGACCACAATCCGTATGTCTTCACCAACTGGCTCTGCGGCGGCGGCATCCGTGGAGGCGTCAGCCATGGTCCATCCGATCAATGGGGATACAAGCCGTTAGATCGTGACAACCCGACGCAGGTTTACGATGTCCATGCGACCATTCTTCACTTGCTGGGGATCGATCATCGCAAACTGACCGTCAGAAACGAAGGGATTGATCGTCGACTGACCGACGTACACGGGCACGTGATCGAAAAGTTGCTTGCCTGA
- a CDS encoding MarR family winged helix-turn-helix transcriptional regulator produces the protein MNSEEVAEKIGRFGKAFSQWLEVEMAAAGTTASRARLLYALKCSGTCKMNDISTRLQVTPRNVTKLVDALESEGLVERNPHPEDRRATLISLTDRGMLTVKETILKNDVVLKLFEELPDADRVELGRILEQLLDGLARRGFSA, from the coding sequence TTGAATTCAGAAGAAGTTGCGGAAAAGATCGGTCGATTTGGAAAAGCGTTTTCCCAATGGTTGGAGGTCGAAATGGCCGCCGCCGGCACGACGGCGTCTCGTGCACGCTTGCTTTATGCACTGAAATGCAGCGGCACCTGTAAGATGAACGACATCAGCACTCGTCTCCAGGTGACTCCCCGAAACGTCACCAAATTGGTTGACGCACTCGAAAGCGAAGGCTTGGTCGAGCGAAATCCGCATCCGGAAGATCGTCGGGCGACATTGATTTCGCTGACCGATCGCGGCATGTTGACGGTCAAAGAAACGATTCTGAAGAATGATGTCGTGCTGAAACTGTTTGAAGAATTGCCTGACGCGGATCGGGTGGAATTGGGACGGATTCTTGAACAGTTACTCGACGGGCTGGCGCGACGCGGATTCTCGGCTTAG